A window of Emcibacter sp. SYSU 3D8 genomic DNA:
AGACCGATGAGCGTTGCCGAGGACATTCTTGAAATCCAGATGTTGCCCCAGCGTTATGCCGATGCGGTGATGCGCCACAATGCCGACGACTGGGCCGCCACCTGGGCCAAGGACGGCGAGTGGTATCTGCGCGAGGAGCCGGTGCGCGGGCGCGACGAGATCCGCAAGGTGTGGGAAGGGGCCATGGCCGGTTTCCCGTTCGCGGTGTTCCTGGTCCAGCCGGCGATC
This region includes:
- a CDS encoding nuclear transport factor 2 family protein, whose translation is MSVAEDILEIQMLPQRYADAVMRHNADDWAATWAKDGEWYLREEPVRGRDEIRKVWEGAMAGFPFAVFLVQPAIVDVNGDTATCRSYVTEILGTNDGTSFRVYGCYNDEVVREDGKWKFKSRRYARLYQGPVDLSGEKFDYS